A segment of the Fusobacterium perfoetens genome:
GCCAAAACTTGATTATTTGTAGAGATTATTTTTACTTTGGCATTTTCTATTGGAGTATTTTTCAAAATATCCATTGGGATTATGTTAGTTTTTTCTCTATCCTTTTGAGCTATTATTCCAACATTTGATAATAAAATTGCTTTTCCTATAAGTCCATTATTTCTTATCAAAGAATATTTTTGCCAACTCTCTATATTCTCTGGGAATATATAATCGATACCATTTTCATCAAAAGAGATTTCTAACAAGAACAATCCTTTATTATCAAGAAAATTTTCAAGTTCTATCTCATTTTGATGCCAGATATTTTTCTCGTAGTTTAAGTCGTAATCTTTCTCAAAAACTATATCTCCCACTTTATACAGATTATCTTCTACTTGGTAATCAAATATATTTCCATTTCCTTTAAAAACAAAATCTTGTAAAAATTGTGTAAAGTTATTTTCATATATTTTTTTAATTTTTACACTGACTTTTTTTACATTTATAGATTTAAAAGCAATTTTTTTATTATTTATGCTAGGCAAAATTATTCCATCACTAGAAAAAGAAAGTTTTGGTTCTATCTCTCTAAAACTTATACTTTTTTTATAATTTTCTTTTAAAACTCTTCCATTTTTATCTTTTATATTTTTTAAAATCTCAACATCATAGACCTCTCCAATTTTAAAATTTCCTATAACTAAAATTCTATTTTTATCTTTTAAAATTTTATAAGAAGTTTCTGGAGATATTTTTATAAAGGCATCTAAATTTTCTCCCTCTAACTCTTGAGAAAACTCTATATCAATTCTAGGCTCATCATCCGAATTAGTTTTTATACTTACTATCTCCAAACCTTTTATCTCTTGAGGTTGTTCCTCTTTTACAGTTTGTTCTACTAGATTTTGAGACTTTTCAACAGTTTTTTCAGTTTCAGGCTCTTTTCCACAGCCAATCATCATAAGTAAAAGAAAAATATATAGTATTTTTTTCATAGACTACCTCCATTTTTTATCTTCCCCTTATAATAATTATACCCCATAAAATAATTTTTTCAAAATAAAAAGAAGTTATATAAATTTTCCATAGATACCTACTCCAATTATCCCTGAAAGGACTATCACTGTAACTGGATTAAGTTTAAATTTTTGTAATATCCCAAAACAGATAGCAAACAGAACCACTGCTGTTTTATTTATTTCAGCTAAAGTTCCCATTGTTTTTTGTCCCCAAAAAGCTGTTATAACTATTGAAGCTCCCGCTGTTCCAATAAGAGAAACAACCACTGGTCTTAAAACTTCCAAAATTTTTTTTATTGTTCTTAATTCTCTATATTTATAATAAAAATAAGCAAGTGTCAAAACAATTATACAAGAAGGTGTAACACAACCTAAAGTGGCTACAACTGCTCCAGAAATTCCAGCTATTTTTGTTCCAACAAAAGTAGAAGCATTTAAAGCTATTGGTCCCGGTGTCATTTGAGAAATTGTCAATAGGTCTGTAAATTCTTCAAAAGTCAACCAATTATGTATCTCTATTACTTGTTGTTGAATAAGTGGCAGTGCTGCATAACCTCCACCTATACTAAAAAGTCCAATTTGAACAAAACTCCAATATAAAGTTAAATATATCATTTTTTAATCACCCCATATAGAGCTGCTATAATTATTACTAGTGCCACATTTACTTTTAAAAAATATGCTACTACAAAGGCAAGTATCATTATTATTACTTGACTTATTTTTTTTTCTTTAAAAATATCTTTCGCCATCTTATAAACTGCAAAACAGATTATTGCTGCTACTCCAGATTGCATTCCTTGAAGAGCAGAATTAACTATAACATTTTCTTTAAAAATACTATAAAAAAAAGAAATTATAGTTATTATTAACAGTGGTGGTAATACTGTTCCTGTAATAGAACTAATAGCTCCTTTTATCCCTGCTATTTGATAACCAACTAAAATAGATGTATTTACTGCTATAGGTCCTGGTGCTGATTGCCCAATAGCTACCAAGTCTAGCATCTCTTTTTCATCTATCCATTTTAAGTCCTCAACAAATTTTTTCTTCATAAGAGGAACTATTACATACCCTCCTCCAAAAGTAAAAGCACTTAAATAAAATGTTGAAAGAAACAGTTTTAAATATAATTTTTTATCTTTTTCCATATTTCTCCCCCTTAAACTTATTTATACTTATCATTATACAATATTTTAGACTGA
Coding sequences within it:
- a CDS encoding chromate transporter yields the protein MIYLTLYWSFVQIGLFSIGGGYAALPLIQQQVIEIHNWLTFEEFTDLLTISQMTPGPIALNASTFVGTKIAGISGAVVATLGCVTPSCIIVLTLAYFYYKYRELRTIKKILEVLRPVVVSLIGTAGASIVITAFWGQKTMGTLAEINKTAVVLFAICFGILQKFKLNPVTVIVLSGIIGVGIYGKFI
- a CDS encoding chromate transporter, producing the protein MEKDKKLYLKLFLSTFYLSAFTFGGGYVIVPLMKKKFVEDLKWIDEKEMLDLVAIGQSAPGPIAVNTSILVGYQIAGIKGAISSITGTVLPPLLIITIISFFYSIFKENVIVNSALQGMQSGVAAIICFAVYKMAKDIFKEKKISQVIIMILAFVVAYFLKVNVALVIIIAALYGVIKK